A genomic region of Runella rosea contains the following coding sequences:
- the recA gene encoding recombinase RecA, producing MADNKEQKFKALQTTLEKLDKAYGKGTVMRLSDKKVMDVEVISTGSVGLDLALGIGGLPRGRVVEIYGPESSGKTTLAMHCIAEAQKAGGLAAFIDAEHAFDRSYAQKLGIDTQNLLISQPDNGEQALEIAEHLISSGAIDIIVIDSVAALVPKAEIEGEMGDSKMGLQARLMSQALRKLTGVINRTNCCCIFINQLRDKIGVMFGSPETTTGGNALKYYASVRLDIRRIGQIKESADNITGNRTKVKVVKNKLAPPFKVIEFDIMYGEGISKVGEIIDLAVELEIVKKSGSWFSYDGNRLSQGRDAVKQLLKDNPELTEELEAKIRAKVNEDENALIDTLEPNIADDGKPE from the coding sequence ATGGCAGACAACAAAGAACAGAAATTTAAAGCCTTGCAAACAACACTTGAGAAGCTAGATAAAGCCTACGGAAAAGGCACAGTCATGCGTCTGAGTGACAAAAAAGTAATGGACGTAGAGGTCATTTCAACGGGTTCCGTTGGGTTGGACTTAGCGTTAGGAATTGGCGGATTGCCACGCGGCCGGGTCGTGGAAATCTATGGTCCTGAGTCATCAGGAAAGACGACCCTTGCCATGCACTGCATTGCCGAAGCGCAGAAAGCAGGCGGATTGGCCGCCTTTATTGATGCCGAGCACGCTTTTGACCGCAGTTATGCCCAAAAATTAGGGATTGATACCCAAAATTTATTGATTTCACAGCCCGATAACGGAGAGCAGGCGCTCGAAATCGCCGAACATTTAATTTCTTCGGGTGCCATTGACATTATCGTGATTGACTCCGTGGCGGCCCTTGTACCAAAGGCAGAAATCGAAGGTGAAATGGGCGACAGCAAGATGGGTTTACAAGCCCGTTTGATGTCGCAAGCTTTGCGTAAATTGACGGGGGTAATCAACCGCACCAACTGCTGCTGTATTTTTATCAACCAGTTGCGCGATAAAATCGGCGTTATGTTTGGTAGTCCCGAAACCACCACGGGTGGTAACGCCCTGAAATATTACGCGTCGGTTCGTTTGGATATTCGTCGTATCGGTCAAATCAAAGAAAGCGCCGACAATATCACGGGTAACCGTACCAAAGTGAAAGTGGTGAAAAATAAATTGGCACCGCCGTTTAAAGTGATTGAGTTTGACATTATGTACGGAGAAGGTATCTCCAAAGTGGGTGAAATCATCGACTTGGCGGTGGAGTTGGAGATTGTTAAAAAATCAGGTTCATGGTTCAGCTACGACGGCAACCGCTTGTCGCAAGGCCGTGATGCTGTAAAACAATTGCTGAAAGACAATCCTGAATTGACAGAAGAACTGGAAGCTAAAATCCGGGCCAAAGTCAACGAAGATGAAAATGCGCTCATTGATACCCTTGAGCCAAACATCGCTGATGACGGAAAACCTGAGTAA
- the nusB gene encoding transcription antitermination factor NusB, whose product MLSRRHLRVKVLQSLYALQAAREADYLLAVDFITESFKPDLNSMTPQDPLKLEGMRKMTTLLLEENYRKGEIPHEDDTPPTALVTAKNALRYYQDLFKKDKQRIARQLTPEVEAIYNTYLLLLQLFIEFGSLSQGERERQYDDPDNKPLSKIAGFDTNRVVVALSESKTLENEFIRRGITWGQETTGLVRTLFRDVFRNDDAYRAYCETKEHTPEEDLQLILNALKDVVLKNEDVVSFFELKDLYWSENGDLARKMANKTFKSTIEDSGLQLTPLTDDWEEDRFFMEELFEQTTTRNDEIEQIIAEPLKNWDLDRLAPMDYLILKMSVSEMMSFPGIPVKVTINEAIEMAKEYSTPKSGKFVNGILDTLSKTLIKEGKIRKSGRGLLDNK is encoded by the coding sequence ATGTTAAGTCGAAGACACCTGCGCGTAAAGGTGCTGCAATCCCTTTACGCTCTGCAAGCTGCCCGCGAGGCAGACTATCTATTGGCGGTAGATTTCATCACGGAATCTTTCAAGCCAGACCTCAATTCCATGACACCCCAAGACCCCTTGAAGTTGGAAGGAATGAGAAAAATGACCACTCTGTTGCTGGAGGAAAATTACCGCAAGGGCGAAATACCCCACGAAGATGATACCCCACCCACGGCTTTGGTCACGGCCAAAAATGCCCTCCGGTATTACCAAGATTTGTTCAAAAAAGACAAGCAACGCATTGCTCGGCAACTGACCCCCGAAGTGGAGGCCATCTACAACACGTACCTGCTCCTTTTACAGCTTTTCATTGAATTTGGCTCGCTCTCTCAGGGCGAACGCGAACGCCAGTACGATGATCCTGATAACAAACCGCTCTCAAAAATTGCGGGTTTTGATACCAACCGAGTCGTTGTTGCGCTGAGCGAAAGCAAAACCTTGGAAAACGAGTTTATTCGTCGCGGAATCACGTGGGGACAAGAAACCACTGGACTTGTACGTACTCTATTCAGGGATGTTTTTCGGAATGACGATGCCTATCGGGCCTATTGTGAAACCAAAGAGCACACTCCCGAAGAAGACCTGCAACTCATTTTGAATGCACTCAAAGATGTGGTTCTGAAAAATGAGGATGTCGTAAGCTTTTTTGAACTCAAAGACCTGTACTGGAGCGAAAACGGCGACCTTGCCCGTAAAATGGCTAACAAAACATTCAAATCAACCATCGAAGACAGCGGGCTTCAACTTACTCCTTTGACGGATGATTGGGAAGAGGATCGCTTTTTTATGGAAGAATTGTTTGAGCAAACCACCACCAGAAACGACGAAATCGAACAAATCATTGCCGAGCCACTCAAAAACTGGGATTTGGACCGTTTGGCCCCGATGGATTATTTAATCCTGAAAATGAGCGTTTCAGAGATGATGTCTTTCCCGGGAATCCCCGTCAAGGTGACAATAAACGAAGCAATTGAAATGGCCAAAGAATATAGTACGCCAAAAAGTGGTAAATTTGTCAATGGAATCTTAGATACCCTTTCAAAAACGCTGATTAAAGAAGGCAAAATCCGAAAAAGCGGAAGGGGATTGTTGGATAATAAATAA
- a CDS encoding YtxH domain-containing protein — protein sequence MSNSSKVLIAFLAGVATGAAVGVLYAPEKGEITRDKLSYRLSKYREQLQGLISDLLEGKDLPESLAKAEGQKVVTDAREKAERLLEDVDRLMAQIKGQTA from the coding sequence ATGAGCAATTCATCAAAAGTATTGATCGCATTTTTGGCAGGCGTAGCTACAGGCGCTGCCGTTGGCGTTTTGTACGCCCCCGAAAAAGGTGAAATCACGCGTGACAAACTGTCGTATCGTCTTTCAAAATACCGTGAGCAATTACAGGGTCTTATCTCTGATTTGCTAGAAGGTAAAGATTTACCCGAAAGTCTCGCAAAAGCAGAAGGGCAGAAAGTAGTCACCGATGCACGCGAAAAAGCCGAACGGCTCTTGGAAGATGTAGATCGCTTGATGGCACAAATCAAAGGACAAACTGCTTAA
- a CDS encoding DUF1573 domain-containing protein — protein MRYLFLALVSTVLFSCGSNQDKNATSNLDDKLPKFEFAEDIKNVDFGSIKEGAQVEHTFKFKNAGDFPLIINNVSASCGCTIPEWPRQPIGPGDEGAILVRFNSKGKQGQQFKTVTIYANTNPATTDIQFKADVEAAKDSVTTSSL, from the coding sequence ATGCGATACCTATTTTTAGCTTTAGTAAGTACGGTTCTTTTTTCCTGCGGAAGCAATCAGGATAAAAACGCTACGAGCAACTTGGATGATAAACTTCCAAAGTTTGAATTTGCGGAAGACATCAAAAATGTTGACTTCGGTTCTATCAAAGAAGGCGCTCAAGTAGAACACACGTTCAAATTCAAGAATGCGGGCGATTTCCCGCTCATTATCAACAACGTGAGCGCTTCTTGCGGCTGTACCATCCCTGAGTGGCCCCGCCAGCCCATCGGCCCCGGCGATGAAGGTGCCATTTTGGTTCGTTTCAATAGTAAAGGCAAACAGGGACAACAATTTAAAACCGTCACGATTTATGCCAATACCAATCCCGCAACGACGGATATTCAGTTCAAAGCCGACGTTGAAGCCGCTAAAGATTCAGTGACCACCAGTTCGCTTTAA
- the yajC gene encoding preprotein translocase subunit YajC — MLNSIFLQAGGQSSMIYQLLLWAGIIGVFYFFMIRPQQKKQKDQKKFLEELKKGDEVITIGGLHGTVVSVYETTVTLEVDGSKGTKMKFEKSSVSRLAGTSAS; from the coding sequence ATGCTCAACAGCATTTTTTTACAGGCCGGCGGCCAATCTTCCATGATTTACCAACTCCTTCTTTGGGCGGGTATCATTGGTGTATTTTACTTTTTCATGATTCGCCCTCAGCAAAAGAAGCAGAAAGACCAAAAGAAATTTTTGGAAGAACTAAAAAAAGGAGACGAAGTAATAACAATCGGCGGTCTGCACGGTACGGTAGTCTCCGTATACGAAACCACCGTTACGCTTGAAGTAGATGGTAGCAAAGGCACAAAAATGAAATTCGAGAAATCATCCGTTTCGCGTTTGGCAGGTACAAGTGCATCCTAA
- the coaE gene encoding dephospho-CoA kinase (Dephospho-CoA kinase (CoaE) performs the final step in coenzyme A biosynthesis.) has product MLQIGITGGIGSGKSIVCRIFSTLGVPVYSADDRAKWLLNHDPSLKSAVTALLGSEAYLPNGSYNRAWVASQVFQNPPLLQKLNAIVHPRVGEDTQVWVEQNSKAPYVIKEAAIMAKAGQNNMLAQVIVVHAPADLRVARVLQRDPQRSEKEVRDIIARQISDEERHKIADFIIYNDESQLLIPQVWGLHQLFKK; this is encoded by the coding sequence ATGCTCCAAATCGGTATCACAGGCGGCATAGGCTCGGGCAAGAGCATCGTTTGTCGGATTTTTTCTACCTTGGGAGTCCCTGTCTACTCCGCCGACGACCGCGCCAAATGGTTGCTTAATCACGACCCTAGTCTCAAAAGCGCCGTTACTGCATTATTGGGCAGCGAGGCCTATTTACCAAACGGCAGTTACAACCGCGCTTGGGTGGCGAGTCAAGTGTTTCAGAATCCTCCGCTGTTACAAAAACTAAACGCTATCGTACATCCACGGGTGGGTGAAGATACGCAAGTATGGGTCGAGCAAAACAGCAAAGCTCCTTATGTAATCAAAGAAGCAGCCATAATGGCCAAAGCGGGCCAAAACAACATGCTCGCTCAAGTGATTGTGGTTCATGCCCCCGCCGACCTGCGCGTAGCCCGCGTATTGCAACGTGACCCTCAACGCTCCGAAAAAGAAGTCCGCGACATCATCGCCCGTCAAATTTCCGACGAAGAGCGCCACAAAATCGCCGATTTTATCATCTACAATGACGAAAGCCAACTGCTGATTCCGCAGGTGTGGGGCCTTCATCAGTTGTTCAAAAAATAA
- a CDS encoding CaiB/BaiF CoA transferase family protein encodes MTEQFFKNRLKVVELASVLAGPAVGMFFAELGAEVIKIENKKTGGDMTRFWKLPTEDSSSPYSAYYASVNWNKKTYLLDLEESEDREQAYALLQNADIVISNYRTKVAEKLGVDYPTLSQINPALIFAQLNAFDDYSERPAFDVVLQAEAGFLYMNGEADGPPVKMPVALIDVLAAHQLKEGILLALLRRTQTGKGAYVSTSLFESAVASLVNQATNWLMASHIPQRMGTQHPNIAPYGDMYTCSDGKAILLAVGTEKQFKNLCQVLDLSEILTQLSFSSNVERVKNRAALNALLAEKISVVDASSLLQKLEAANVPAAAIRNMQEVFELPAAQSMILEETMPDGTVSKRVKTVAFEMDER; translated from the coding sequence ATGACCGAACAATTTTTCAAAAACCGACTCAAAGTAGTCGAATTGGCCAGCGTTTTGGCGGGGCCTGCCGTGGGAATGTTTTTTGCCGAATTGGGCGCAGAAGTGATAAAAATTGAGAATAAAAAAACGGGTGGTGACATGACTCGTTTTTGGAAACTACCCACCGAAGATTCGTCGTCGCCGTATTCGGCCTACTACGCAAGTGTCAACTGGAATAAAAAGACGTATCTGCTTGATTTAGAAGAGTCTGAAGACCGCGAGCAAGCGTATGCATTGCTTCAGAATGCTGATATTGTGATTAGTAATTATCGAACAAAAGTAGCCGAAAAATTGGGGGTAGATTACCCAACGCTTTCCCAAATCAATCCAGCCTTGATTTTTGCGCAGCTCAATGCCTTTGATGACTACAGCGAACGGCCCGCATTTGACGTGGTACTGCAAGCCGAAGCGGGTTTTCTGTACATGAATGGCGAAGCAGACGGCCCCCCCGTCAAAATGCCTGTTGCGCTGATTGACGTGTTGGCCGCGCACCAGCTTAAAGAGGGGATTTTGTTGGCCTTGCTACGTCGTACCCAAACGGGAAAAGGGGCTTATGTTTCGACTTCTTTGTTTGAATCGGCAGTGGCGTCGTTGGTCAATCAGGCGACCAATTGGCTCATGGCCAGCCATATTCCTCAACGAATGGGTACGCAACATCCTAATATTGCTCCTTACGGCGATATGTACACTTGTAGCGATGGGAAAGCCATTTTATTAGCTGTTGGTACAGAAAAGCAGTTCAAAAATTTGTGTCAAGTACTGGACTTATCGGAAATTTTAACGCAGCTCTCATTTAGTTCAAATGTTGAACGTGTCAAAAACCGAGCGGCATTGAATGCATTACTGGCCGAGAAAATTTCGGTTGTTGATGCCTCCTCATTGCTTCAGAAATTGGAAGCGGCAAATGTGCCCGCTGCCGCCATTCGTAACATGCAGGAAGTATTTGAACTGCCAGCGGCGCAGTCCATGATTTTGGAAGAAACAATGCCCGACGGGACAGTCAGCAAGCGGGTAAAAACGGTCGCGTTTGAGATGGATGAACGTTGA
- a CDS encoding LysE family translocator: MNPNEFLLFAFATLMLNLTPGSDMIYVATRSTTQGTQAGIVSALGIAGGCLVHTFAAVLGLSVLIAESAVAFNIVKFLGVGYLCYLGMTSLLSKNTLSTQTSLESIPLKKIFWQGVYTNVLNPKVALFFLAFLPQFADVHSEDFKWQVLVLGIWFNVSGTLVNAAVAVFFGKAGRYLNQLPHFSRIQNKVTGAMMLGLGVYLAFAKQKL; this comes from the coding sequence ATGAACCCAAACGAGTTTTTACTTTTCGCTTTTGCGACCTTAATGCTTAACCTCACGCCCGGCTCCGACATGATTTACGTGGCCACGCGCAGTACCACTCAAGGAACCCAAGCAGGTATTGTATCGGCTTTGGGTATTGCAGGTGGTTGTTTGGTACATACATTTGCGGCGGTTTTGGGGCTTTCGGTGCTGATTGCCGAGTCGGCGGTGGCGTTCAATATCGTCAAATTTCTGGGAGTGGGGTATTTGTGCTATTTAGGTATGACGTCTTTATTGAGCAAAAATACCTTGTCAACCCAAACATCTTTGGAATCCATCCCTTTAAAAAAAATATTTTGGCAGGGGGTTTATACCAACGTGCTTAACCCCAAAGTGGCGTTGTTTTTTCTGGCTTTTTTGCCCCAATTTGCCGACGTTCATTCCGAAGATTTTAAGTGGCAGGTGTTGGTGTTGGGTATTTGGTTTAACGTTTCAGGAACACTGGTAAACGCGGCCGTGGCGGTATTTTTTGGGAAGGCAGGAAGGTATCTAAACCAACTACCTCATTTTTCGCGCATCCAAAACAAGGTGACGGGGGCTATGATGTTGGGTTTGGGCGTTTATCTGGCCTTTGCGAAACAAAAACTGTAG
- a CDS encoding dioxygenase family protein has protein sequence MKNLLIFSILLFVGVLSQAQKVGDSCEDCEMMFEGMPKTLSWQTTIADAKEAGERMEISGKIYQADGKTPATEVILYVYHTDVKGEYTPAATQVHARRHGHLRGWIKTDVQGRYQFSTIRPAAYPGQKFAAHVHPIIKEAAKNEYWIDEYQFEGDPLLTQKDRANAQNRGGSGIIKLTKNEKGVWIGKRDIILGKNIPNYH, from the coding sequence ATGAAAAACCTTCTTATTTTCTCAATTTTGCTTTTTGTAGGTGTGCTTTCTCAAGCCCAAAAAGTGGGCGACAGCTGTGAAGATTGCGAAATGATGTTTGAAGGAATGCCGAAAACACTATCTTGGCAAACCACCATCGCCGATGCCAAAGAAGCGGGGGAGCGCATGGAAATCAGCGGTAAGATTTACCAAGCTGATGGCAAAACCCCCGCGACGGAGGTGATTTTGTACGTGTATCATACCGACGTAAAGGGCGAATACACCCCCGCCGCCACGCAGGTCCATGCCCGTCGGCATGGGCATTTGCGGGGCTGGATAAAAACCGATGTACAAGGAAGGTATCAGTTCAGTACCATTCGTCCGGCGGCGTATCCAGGTCAAAAATTTGCGGCCCACGTGCATCCCATCATCAAAGAAGCCGCCAAGAATGAATATTGGATTGATGAATATCAATTTGAAGGTGATCCACTATTGACCCAAAAAGACCGCGCAAACGCCCAGAACCGAGGTGGGTCGGGTATTATCAAATTGACCAAAAATGAAAAAGGAGTTTGGATTGGCAAAAGAGACATTATTTTAGGGAAGAATATCCCGAATTATCACTAG
- a CDS encoding TonB-dependent receptor domain-containing protein, with amino-acid sequence MKQLFLLALGMGLMGASFAQKSKITGFVLDSTARKPVEFATVALMKDTKVVEGTTSDVTGKFTFSKVPEGVYQVKITFVGYKDRTLLNVAVTNNNDLDLGVVPFAQTAQQLNEVKVVEQKALFEDRPDRLVYNAEKDITIKGGNAGDVLRKIPSIAVDLDGNVELRGSSNIKVLINNKPSNLMAKSIADVLKLIPADDIKQIEVITSPSAKYDAEGTAGIINIITKRNNLQGINGKANTSIGRWNDNYNGSLNYRKKNIGISARGGFNKWRNLGENYTKRVTTVENYKTELLQNTYFRGGGENMNGTISAEWDIDSLNRLSAGLNFYDGKNAMNFDYINNFTSSSEKTLFTRKLYRIYDWDGGTLNVDYNKTFKKPKKEFNVLTMFSKEAEDSYYNLDQLNAENAVYYREKSPNASRNYEGTVQIDFTNPLDSVSTLEMGTKAILRNVKSDYRVATALDGSSNFTDVPALANVFDYNQQVASTYIAYSRTSKNKWGINAGARYEHTFIQAAFLSGTVPFSNNYGNIIPNISLSRNLPKNQKLKLSYSQRIQRPMLWFLNPYVNASEPKMTYSGNPYLKPELTHSAEASYNVYIKESSVNAVFFMRQTNNALERIRTVDSEGNANITFQNIAQNSSYGLTLSGTAKIKKKFSTNGSFNLYYNVLNSPALQASNANWMYRVNLNSTYDFGKGFKAQFFGFFNSPRVMLQGKMSGYAYYNIALQKEVLKKKGSISAGLDNFFAPFIEQKMSFSSPTFVQEGGSKFFNRGWRVSFSYEFGKMTNAPQRQKKSINNDDKKGGEN; translated from the coding sequence ATGAAACAGCTATTCTTACTAGCCCTTGGCATGGGGCTGATGGGGGCTTCTTTTGCCCAAAAATCAAAAATCACTGGCTTTGTCCTCGATTCTACCGCCCGCAAACCCGTTGAGTTTGCTACCGTTGCCCTGATGAAAGACACCAAAGTTGTGGAAGGTACAACGTCTGATGTAACAGGGAAATTTACGTTTTCAAAAGTACCAGAAGGGGTCTATCAAGTGAAGATTACGTTTGTGGGGTACAAGGATAGAACCCTACTGAACGTGGCCGTAACAAACAACAATGACTTGGATTTAGGGGTTGTTCCGTTTGCTCAGACGGCCCAACAACTCAACGAAGTCAAGGTGGTGGAACAGAAAGCATTGTTTGAAGACCGACCCGACCGCTTGGTGTATAATGCCGAAAAAGACATCACCATTAAAGGCGGAAATGCAGGGGATGTTTTACGAAAAATCCCGTCCATCGCGGTAGATTTGGATGGGAATGTGGAGCTGCGGGGCAGTTCAAACATTAAGGTCTTGATTAACAACAAGCCTTCCAACTTGATGGCCAAGAGCATAGCCGATGTGCTCAAACTTATCCCCGCCGATGACATCAAGCAAATTGAAGTCATCACTTCACCTTCTGCCAAATATGACGCAGAAGGAACCGCAGGAATCATCAATATCATCACCAAGCGGAACAACCTACAAGGCATCAACGGAAAGGCGAATACCTCCATTGGCCGATGGAATGACAACTACAATGGCTCGCTCAATTACCGCAAAAAAAACATTGGGATTTCGGCGCGGGGTGGTTTCAACAAATGGCGAAATTTGGGAGAAAATTACACGAAACGGGTAACCACCGTTGAAAATTACAAAACGGAGTTGCTCCAAAATACGTATTTCAGAGGCGGCGGTGAGAACATGAATGGGACCATTTCGGCCGAGTGGGACATTGACTCCCTCAATCGCCTGAGTGCTGGACTCAATTTTTACGATGGCAAAAACGCCATGAACTTCGATTACATCAACAATTTTACGAGCAGCAGCGAAAAGACGCTCTTTACCCGAAAGTTGTATCGCATCTACGACTGGGACGGCGGCACGCTGAATGTAGATTATAACAAGACGTTCAAAAAACCGAAAAAAGAGTTTAACGTGTTGACGATGTTTTCCAAAGAAGCCGAAGATAGTTATTATAATCTCGACCAATTGAATGCCGAAAATGCCGTGTATTACCGCGAAAAAAGCCCCAACGCTAGTCGAAACTACGAAGGAACGGTACAAATTGATTTTACCAATCCGTTGGATAGCGTCAGTACCTTGGAAATGGGGACAAAAGCTATTTTACGAAACGTAAAAAGTGATTATCGCGTAGCCACCGCCCTCGATGGCTCTTCCAATTTTACGGATGTACCCGCTTTGGCCAATGTCTTTGACTATAATCAGCAGGTAGCTTCTACCTATATTGCCTATTCGCGTACCTCCAAAAACAAATGGGGAATCAACGCCGGGGCGCGGTACGAGCACACGTTTATTCAAGCCGCTTTTTTGTCGGGAACCGTGCCGTTTTCCAATAATTATGGCAATATCATTCCCAACATCAGTTTGTCAAGAAATCTGCCCAAAAACCAAAAATTGAAACTCAGCTATTCGCAGCGTATTCAGCGACCGATGTTGTGGTTTTTGAATCCGTATGTCAACGCCAGCGAACCGAAAATGACGTATTCGGGCAACCCTTACCTGAAACCTGAACTCACCCACAGCGCCGAAGCCAGCTACAACGTATACATCAAAGAGTCGTCGGTCAATGCGGTGTTTTTTATGCGCCAAACCAACAACGCCTTAGAGCGGATTCGCACCGTTGACAGTGAAGGTAATGCCAACATCACCTTTCAAAATATTGCCCAAAATAGTTCTTACGGACTTACTTTGAGCGGAACGGCCAAAATCAAGAAGAAATTTTCAACCAACGGTTCATTCAATCTGTATTATAACGTGTTGAACAGCCCCGCTTTGCAGGCAAGCAATGCCAACTGGATGTACCGGGTCAACCTGAATTCAACCTACGATTTCGGTAAAGGTTTCAAAGCGCAGTTTTTCGGATTTTTCAATTCTCCGCGCGTGATGTTGCAGGGAAAAATGAGTGGCTATGCCTATTACAACATCGCTTTACAGAAAGAAGTATTGAAGAAAAAAGGCTCGATCAGTGCCGGGTTGGACAACTTCTTCGCTCCTTTTATTGAACAAAAAATGTCGTTCTCTTCCCCCACTTTTGTACAGGAAGGTGGCAGTAAATTCTTTAATCGCGGCTGGAGAGTCAGTTTTTCGTATGAATTCGGTAAAATGACAAACGCGCCTCAACGCCAGAAAAAGAGTATCAATAACGATGATAAGAAGGGGGGGGAGAATTAA